In Janibacter alkaliphilus, the following proteins share a genomic window:
- a CDS encoding lysophospholipid acyltransferase family protein gives MRRPEPLYRAVIVFARMLFFANGYRFTLTGRQHVPKRGGAVMAINHTGYIDFVFAGLGARKSNRWVRFMAKKSIWQHPVAGFFMRGLKHIPVDRHAGAGALAAATEQLRAGEIVGVYPEATMSRSFEIKELKSGTARMARDAGVPILPTIIWGAQRIWTKDVPKRLGRTGTRIAVSVGEPIHVGPEDDIAEVTERLREVMKEMLDEVIAAYPEPHGDELRFHPARLGGTAPTYEEAYERDRSDMTRKKDQFTRKTA, from the coding sequence ATGCGCCGCCCCGAACCGCTCTACCGCGCCGTCATCGTCTTCGCGCGGATGCTCTTCTTCGCCAACGGCTACCGCTTCACCCTGACCGGGCGGCAGCACGTGCCCAAGCGCGGGGGAGCGGTGATGGCGATCAACCACACCGGCTACATCGACTTCGTCTTCGCCGGGCTGGGCGCGCGCAAGAGCAACCGGTGGGTGCGGTTCATGGCGAAGAAGTCGATCTGGCAGCACCCGGTGGCCGGCTTCTTCATGCGCGGGCTCAAGCACATCCCGGTGGACCGGCACGCCGGGGCCGGGGCGCTCGCCGCGGCGACCGAGCAGCTGCGGGCCGGGGAGATCGTCGGGGTCTACCCCGAGGCGACGATGTCGCGCTCCTTCGAGATCAAGGAGCTGAAGTCCGGGACGGCGCGGATGGCGCGGGACGCCGGGGTGCCGATCCTGCCGACGATCATCTGGGGCGCGCAGCGGATCTGGACCAAGGACGTGCCGAAGCGGCTGGGGCGCACCGGCACCCGGATCGCCGTCAGCGTCGGCGAGCCGATCCATGTCGGGCCCGAGGACGACATCGCCGAGGTCACCGAGCGGCTGCGCGAGGTGATGAAGGAGATGCTCGACGAGGTCATCGCCGCCTACCCCGAGCCGCACGGCGACGAGCTGCGCTTCCACCCGGCCCGCCTCGGCGGCACCGCGCCCACCTACGAAGAGGCCTACGAGCGGGACCGCTCCGACATGACCCGCAAGAAGGACCAGTTCACCCGCAAGACCGCCTGA
- the pta gene encoding phosphate acetyltransferase, which yields MARSIYVTSPEGSTGKSTVALGLVELLAARGRVGVFRPVARSEDGRDPVLEVLLERDTVDLGYEECLGVTYEQVHEDPGAALARIVERYRRIEDRCDAVVILGSDYTDVAGPTELAYNARVAANLGSVVVLVVSALDRSPGDVRQMVEVATAELGAAHAEVVAVVANRAAPDELERVREALADVPLPTWALPDVPLLIAPTVGELMAAVDGRLVTGDPDLLEREVEARVVGGMTMDHILDRLVDGAAVIVPGDRSEVALAMVAAHAAEGFPSLAALVLNGGFDLSPQVARLVDGLPQRLPILATDLGTFEAAERAAHARGLVSPRSQRKLDVARSTFAAHVDTDALLAAVDLPRSEVVTPLIFEYDLIERARADRRHVVLPEGDDDRVLRAASTLLAREVADLTILGEESSIRARASELGLDLTEAAIVSPRDPELRERFAAELAELRAAKGMTLERAREVVTDVSVFGTLMVHLGLADGMVSGARHTTAHTITPALQIIRTVPDVSTVSSVFFMAMEDRVLVYGDCAVIPDPTSDQLADIAVSAAGTATRFGVDPKIAMLSYSTGTSGSGADVDKVRAATELVRQRRPDLDLEGPIQYDAAVDASVASTKLPGSTVAGHATVFVFPDLNTGNNTYKAVQRSAGAVAIGPVLQGLRRPVNDLSRGATVQDIVNTVAITAIQAQAVQA from the coding sequence GTGGCCCGCAGCATCTATGTGACCTCCCCGGAGGGCAGCACCGGCAAGTCCACGGTGGCGCTGGGGCTGGTCGAGCTCCTCGCCGCCCGCGGGCGGGTCGGGGTCTTCCGGCCGGTGGCCCGGTCCGAGGACGGCCGCGACCCGGTGCTGGAGGTGCTGCTGGAGCGGGACACGGTCGACCTCGGCTACGAGGAGTGCCTCGGGGTCACCTACGAGCAGGTGCACGAGGACCCGGGCGCGGCGCTGGCCCGGATCGTCGAGCGGTACCGCCGGATCGAGGACCGCTGCGACGCGGTGGTCATCCTCGGCTCCGACTACACCGACGTCGCCGGTCCCACCGAGCTCGCCTACAACGCCCGGGTCGCCGCCAACCTCGGCTCGGTCGTGGTCCTCGTCGTCTCCGCGCTCGACCGGTCACCCGGTGACGTGCGGCAGATGGTCGAGGTGGCCACGGCCGAGCTGGGCGCGGCGCACGCCGAGGTGGTCGCGGTCGTCGCCAACCGCGCCGCCCCGGACGAGCTCGAGCGCGTCCGGGAGGCGCTGGCCGACGTGCCGCTGCCGACCTGGGCGCTGCCCGACGTGCCGCTGCTCATCGCCCCGACCGTGGGCGAGCTCATGGCGGCCGTCGACGGTCGGCTGGTCACCGGCGACCCGGACCTGCTCGAGCGCGAGGTGGAGGCCCGGGTGGTCGGCGGGATGACCATGGACCACATCCTCGACCGGCTCGTCGACGGCGCCGCGGTCATCGTCCCCGGCGACCGCTCCGAGGTGGCCCTGGCGATGGTCGCCGCGCACGCCGCCGAGGGCTTCCCGTCGCTGGCCGCGCTGGTGCTCAACGGCGGCTTCGACCTCTCCCCGCAGGTGGCCCGGCTGGTCGACGGGCTGCCCCAGCGGCTGCCGATCCTGGCCACCGACCTGGGCACCTTCGAGGCCGCCGAGCGGGCCGCGCACGCCCGCGGGCTGGTCTCCCCGCGCTCGCAGCGCAAGCTCGACGTGGCCCGCTCCACCTTCGCCGCGCACGTCGACACCGACGCCCTGCTGGCGGCCGTCGACCTGCCCCGCTCCGAGGTGGTCACCCCGCTGATCTTCGAGTACGACCTCATCGAGCGGGCGAGGGCCGACCGGCGGCACGTCGTGCTGCCCGAGGGCGACGACGACCGGGTGCTGCGCGCCGCCAGCACGCTGCTCGCCCGCGAGGTCGCCGACCTGACCATCCTCGGCGAGGAGAGCAGCATCCGGGCCCGGGCCAGCGAGCTGGGCCTCGACCTCACCGAGGCCGCGATCGTCTCGCCGCGCGACCCGGAGCTGCGAGAGCGCTTCGCCGCGGAGCTCGCCGAGCTGCGGGCGGCGAAGGGGATGACCCTCGAGCGGGCCCGGGAGGTGGTCACCGACGTCTCCGTCTTCGGCACCCTCATGGTCCACCTCGGCCTGGCCGACGGGATGGTCTCCGGGGCGCGCCACACCACCGCGCACACCATCACCCCGGCGCTGCAGATCATCAGGACCGTCCCCGACGTCAGCACCGTCTCCTCGGTCTTCTTCATGGCGATGGAGGACCGGGTGCTCGTCTACGGCGACTGCGCGGTCATCCCCGACCCCACCAGCGATCAGCTCGCCGACATCGCCGTCTCCGCGGCCGGCACCGCCACCCGCTTCGGGGTGGACCCGAAGATCGCCATGCTCTCCTACTCCACCGGCACCTCCGGCTCCGGCGCCGACGTCGACAAGGTGCGCGCGGCCACCGAGCTGGTGCGTCAGCGCCGGCCGGACCTCGACCTCGAGGGGCCGATCCAGTATGACGCGGCCGTCGACGCCTCGGTGGCCAGCACCAAGCTGCCGGGCTCGACCGTCGCCGGTCACGCCACCGTCTTCGTCTTCCCCGACCTCAACACCGGTAACAACACCTACAAGGCGGTGCAGCGCTCCGCGGGGGCCGTCGCCATAGGCCCGGTGCTGCAGGGTCTGCGCCGCCCGGTCAACGACCTCTCCCGAGGAGCCACCGTGCAGGACATCGTCAACACCGTGGCGATCACTGCGATCCAGGCGCAGGCGGTGCAGGCATGA
- a CDS encoding arylsulfotransferase family protein produces MSRPPKALAAAAALTLGLTACAGSDSGGEPADGSSSSSTTPPTESWEYVTEPELSPPVIDVRTDEEGAVLGEEDTYAAIGPKDEDKGSSMVGSMLVDSAGEPVWVLDATEGTQADLQVQEYEGEPVLTYWEGQAVVGVGEGEMVILDESYEEIARLGMTGDLDTNQTDMHETRITEDGTLLVAAYVPAEADLSEVDGPEQGWVYEAVIQEIDLETEEVLFEWSSLDEVPVTDSQYEMPDGGGTEEKPYDYFHINSINFDDDGELLISARNTSALYKLDHEKQEIIWTLGGESSDFEVPEEATFAFQHDVQRAEDGTLTLFDNANETDHTSRGLRLDVDEEAMTVEMAAEYTSDDERQADTQGNLQELENGNVVIGWGQHPAYSEYTADGELLYDASFGGGTSYRAYAVEWTGQPTQPPKAVRQDGSVFASWNGATEVASWEVASGSDAESAEVVAEGERDGFETELEVSDSDLGEYTEIRALDADGEVLETAEVSAG; encoded by the coding sequence ATGTCTCGTCCCCCCAAGGCCCTCGCGGCCGCTGCTGCCCTCACCCTCGGCCTCACGGCGTGCGCCGGTAGCGACTCCGGCGGAGAGCCGGCCGACGGTTCGTCCTCGAGCTCGACCACCCCGCCGACCGAGTCCTGGGAGTACGTCACCGAGCCGGAGCTCTCCCCGCCGGTGATCGACGTCCGCACGGACGAGGAGGGGGCCGTCCTCGGCGAGGAGGACACCTACGCCGCGATCGGCCCCAAGGACGAGGACAAGGGCTCCTCGATGGTCGGCTCGATGCTCGTCGACTCCGCCGGGGAGCCCGTGTGGGTGCTGGACGCCACGGAGGGCACCCAGGCCGACCTGCAGGTCCAGGAGTACGAGGGCGAGCCGGTGCTCACCTACTGGGAGGGACAGGCGGTCGTCGGCGTCGGCGAGGGCGAGATGGTCATCCTCGACGAGAGCTACGAGGAGATCGCCCGCCTCGGCATGACCGGCGACCTCGACACCAACCAGACCGACATGCACGAGACCCGGATCACCGAGGACGGCACCCTGCTGGTGGCCGCCTACGTGCCGGCCGAGGCCGACCTCAGCGAGGTCGACGGGCCGGAGCAGGGCTGGGTCTACGAGGCCGTCATCCAGGAGATCGACCTCGAGACCGAGGAGGTGCTCTTCGAGTGGAGCTCCCTCGACGAGGTCCCGGTGACCGACTCGCAGTACGAGATGCCGGACGGCGGCGGCACCGAGGAGAAGCCGTACGACTACTTCCACATCAACTCGATCAACTTCGACGACGACGGTGAGCTGCTCATCTCGGCCCGCAACACCAGCGCGCTCTACAAGCTCGACCACGAGAAGCAGGAGATCATCTGGACCCTCGGCGGCGAGAGCAGCGACTTCGAGGTGCCGGAGGAGGCGACCTTCGCCTTCCAGCACGACGTGCAGCGCGCCGAGGACGGCACCCTGACCCTCTTCGACAACGCCAACGAGACCGACCACACCTCGCGCGGGCTGCGCCTGGACGTCGACGAGGAGGCGATGACCGTCGAGATGGCCGCGGAGTACACCAGCGACGACGAGCGCCAGGCCGACACCCAGGGCAACCTGCAGGAGCTGGAGAACGGCAACGTCGTCATCGGCTGGGGCCAGCACCCGGCCTACTCGGAGTACACCGCCGACGGCGAGCTGCTCTACGACGCCAGCTTCGGCGGCGGCACCAGCTACCGTGCCTACGCCGTGGAGTGGACCGGGCAGCCGACCCAGCCGCCGAAGGCGGTGCGCCAGGACGGATCGGTCTTCGCCAGCTGGAACGGCGCCACCGAGGTCGCCTCGTGGGAGGTGGCCAGCGGCAGCGACGCCGAGAGCGCCGAGGTGGTCGCCGAGGGCGAGCGCGACGGCTTCGAGACCGAGCTCGAGGTGTCCGACTCCGACCTCGGTGAGTACACCGAGATCCGCGCCCTCGACGCCGACGGCGAGGTCCTCGAGACCGCCGAGGTCAGTGCCGGCTGA
- a CDS encoding NUDIX hydrolase family protein yields MPTETEREESWLTRDELEDVRGRVPMLYVIAVPVRVGEAGDLDQVGLLLRASDTGRMERELVAGRVLYHERIRDALVRHLEKDLGPMALPRIPVSPQPLTVAEFFPTPGVTPYHDPRQHAVALVFAVPVHGDCAPQQDALELAWLTPSEAASTDVEAEMAGGHAVLLRQVLAHLGQTL; encoded by the coding sequence ATGCCCACCGAGACCGAGCGTGAAGAGTCCTGGCTGACCCGCGACGAGCTGGAGGACGTGCGCGGGCGCGTGCCGATGCTCTACGTCATCGCGGTCCCGGTGCGGGTCGGCGAGGCGGGCGATCTCGACCAGGTCGGGCTGCTGCTGCGGGCGAGCGACACCGGGCGGATGGAGCGCGAGCTCGTCGCCGGGCGGGTGCTCTACCACGAGCGGATCCGGGACGCGCTGGTCCGCCACCTGGAGAAGGACCTCGGGCCGATGGCGCTGCCGCGGATCCCGGTCTCGCCGCAGCCGCTCACGGTGGCCGAGTTCTTCCCGACGCCGGGGGTCACGCCGTACCACGACCCGCGTCAGCACGCGGTGGCGCTGGTCTTCGCCGTGCCGGTGCACGGGGACTGCGCGCCGCAGCAGGATGCGCTCGAGCTCGCCTGGCTCACCCCCTCCGAGGCCGCCAGCACCGACGTCGAGGCCGAGATGGCTGGCGGGCACGCGGTGCTGCTGCGCCAGGTGCTGGCCCACCTCGGCCAGACCCTCTGA
- a CDS encoding phosphoketolase family protein, with the protein MTHTAPDPARTTGTWPVREVADLDEATLERLDRWWRAANYLSVGQIYLLDNPLLRRELVAEDIKPRLLGHWGTTPGLNFLYAHLNRAIAERDTSTIYITGPGHGGPGLVASSYLEGTYTETYPDITEDAEGLRTLFRQFSFPGGIPSHVAPETPGSIHEGGELGYALSHAYGAAFDNPDLLVATVIGDGEAETGPLATAWHGNKLLNPVHDGAVLPILHLNGYKIANPTLLSRIPSEELADLMRGYGHTPYEFVAGFDDEPAASIHQRFARMLDEVLNQIAEMKASAAAGETGRPAWPMIVFRTPKGWTCPAEIDGKPAEGSWRAHQVPLANARDTPEHLAVLEGWLRSYRPDELFDEAGAVQPDIAALAPEGELRMSANPVANGGLLLRDLRLPDFRDFCVDVPAPGATVAEATRVLGTWLTEVIRRNPDTFRIFGPDETASNRLQAVYDDTDKQWNADYLDADEDNHLARVGRVVEVLSEHQCQGWLEGYLLTGRHGLFNCYEAFIHIIDSMFNQHAKWLDVTREIPWRRPIASLNYLLSSHVWRQDHNGFSHQDPGFLDHVLNKKPEVVRVYLPPDANTLLSTYDHLLRSRDYINVVVAGKQPGPQLLDADQAVAHCTRGLGIWEWAGTEVVGEDPDVVLACAGDVPTLEVLAAADLLRQHLPELKVRVVNVVDLMRLQDEKEHPHGLSTRDFDTIFTTDRPVIFAFHGYPWLIHRLTYRRTGHANLHVRGYKEEGTTTTPFDMVMLNDLDRYHLVMDVIDRVPGLGSRAATLRQQMADARLAARQYTREHGDDLPEVRDWVWPDAARVQAAGGTPTLADGAVSTGGDNE; encoded by the coding sequence ATGACGCACACCGCACCTGACCCTGCTCGCACGACGGGCACCTGGCCCGTCCGCGAGGTCGCCGACCTGGACGAGGCCACCCTGGAGCGCCTCGACCGCTGGTGGCGAGCCGCCAACTACCTCTCCGTCGGGCAGATCTACCTGCTGGACAACCCGCTGCTGCGTCGCGAGCTCGTCGCCGAGGACATCAAGCCGCGCCTGCTCGGGCACTGGGGCACCACCCCGGGCCTGAACTTCCTCTACGCCCACCTCAACCGGGCCATCGCCGAGCGCGACACCTCGACGATCTACATCACCGGCCCCGGCCACGGCGGCCCCGGCCTCGTCGCCAGCTCCTACCTCGAGGGCACCTACACCGAGACCTACCCGGACATCACCGAGGACGCCGAGGGCCTGCGCACCCTCTTCCGGCAGTTCTCCTTCCCCGGCGGCATCCCCAGCCACGTCGCCCCGGAGACGCCCGGCTCGATCCACGAGGGCGGCGAGCTCGGCTACGCCCTCTCGCACGCCTACGGCGCCGCCTTCGACAACCCCGACCTGCTGGTGGCCACGGTCATCGGCGACGGCGAGGCCGAGACCGGTCCGCTGGCCACCGCCTGGCACGGCAACAAGCTGCTCAACCCTGTCCACGACGGGGCGGTGCTGCCGATCCTGCACCTCAACGGCTACAAGATCGCCAACCCCACCCTGCTCTCCCGGATCCCCTCCGAGGAGCTGGCCGACCTCATGCGCGGCTACGGGCACACCCCCTACGAGTTCGTCGCCGGCTTCGACGACGAGCCGGCCGCCTCGATCCACCAGCGGTTCGCCCGGATGCTCGACGAGGTGCTCAACCAGATCGCCGAGATGAAGGCGAGCGCCGCCGCCGGGGAGACCGGGCGCCCGGCCTGGCCGATGATCGTCTTCCGCACCCCGAAGGGGTGGACCTGCCCGGCCGAGATCGACGGCAAGCCCGCCGAGGGATCCTGGCGGGCCCACCAGGTGCCGCTGGCCAACGCCCGGGACACCCCGGAGCACCTCGCGGTGCTCGAGGGCTGGCTGCGCTCCTACCGCCCGGACGAGCTCTTCGACGAGGCCGGCGCCGTGCAGCCGGACATCGCGGCGCTGGCCCCCGAGGGGGAGCTGCGGATGAGCGCCAACCCGGTCGCCAACGGTGGGCTGCTGCTGCGGGACCTGCGGCTGCCGGACTTCCGCGACTTCTGCGTGGACGTCCCGGCGCCGGGCGCCACGGTCGCCGAGGCCACCCGGGTGCTGGGCACCTGGCTGACCGAGGTGATCCGCCGCAACCCGGACACCTTCCGCATCTTCGGGCCCGACGAGACCGCCTCGAACCGGCTGCAGGCGGTCTACGACGACACCGACAAGCAGTGGAACGCCGACTACCTCGACGCGGACGAGGACAACCACCTCGCCCGGGTCGGCCGGGTCGTCGAGGTGCTCAGCGAGCACCAGTGCCAGGGCTGGCTGGAGGGCTACCTGCTCACCGGCCGGCACGGCCTCTTCAACTGCTACGAGGCCTTCATCCACATCATCGACTCGATGTTCAACCAGCACGCGAAGTGGTTGGACGTCACCCGGGAGATCCCCTGGCGGCGCCCGATCGCCAGCCTCAACTACCTGCTCAGCTCGCACGTCTGGCGCCAGGACCACAACGGCTTCAGCCACCAGGACCCCGGCTTCCTCGACCACGTGCTCAACAAGAAGCCCGAGGTGGTGCGGGTCTACCTGCCGCCGGACGCCAACACGCTGCTCTCGACCTACGACCACCTGCTGCGCAGCCGGGACTACATCAACGTCGTCGTCGCCGGCAAGCAGCCCGGGCCGCAGCTGCTCGACGCCGACCAGGCGGTCGCGCACTGCACCCGGGGCCTGGGGATCTGGGAGTGGGCCGGCACCGAGGTGGTCGGCGAGGACCCCGACGTCGTGCTCGCCTGCGCCGGCGACGTGCCCACCCTGGAGGTGCTGGCCGCCGCCGACCTGCTGCGCCAGCACCTGCCCGAGCTGAAGGTGCGGGTGGTCAACGTCGTCGACCTCATGCGGCTGCAGGACGAGAAGGAGCACCCGCACGGGCTGTCCACGCGCGACTTCGACACGATCTTCACCACCGACCGGCCGGTGATCTTCGCCTTCCACGGCTACCCCTGGCTGATCCACCGGCTGACCTACCGCCGCACCGGGCACGCCAACCTGCACGTGCGCGGATACAAGGAGGAGGGGACGACGACCACCCCCTTCGACATGGTCATGCTCAACGACCTGGACCGCTACCACCTGGTGATGGACGTCATCGACCGGGTGCCCGGCCTCGGGTCGCGGGCGGCGACGCTGCGTCAGCAGATGGCCGACGCCCGGCTGGCGGCGCGCCAGTACACCCGTGAGCACGGCGACGACCTGCCCGAGGTGCGCGACTGGGTGTGGCCGGACGCGGCCAGGGTGCAGGCGGCCGGCGGGACGCCGACGCTCGCCGACGGCGCGGTCTCCACCGGCGGGGACAACGAGTAG
- a CDS encoding MerR family transcriptional regulator has translation MLSIGEFARLVGVSVRMLRHYDRLGLLVPAHVDPSSGYRSYAADQLDRANRLVALKDLGFSLEEVGRLLDAPDGSVEIAELLRQRRRDLREQIAVDEQRLAQVEASLRLIERKSTMSTITITETELPAVSVAQLSTTVTEMSEAGPSVGPLFQQLTAALADAGAAQAGPGLATYTGGEDDESLVVTAAAPVAGPVPEGVEEGELPSAPRALTARYAGDDLAGLPEIWQAITEEAARRSLTPAGTNREVYLATPFDPDAEGAGWLIEVQIPVA, from the coding sequence ATGTTGAGCATCGGAGAGTTCGCCAGGCTGGTCGGGGTGTCGGTGCGGATGCTCCGCCACTACGACCGGCTCGGCCTGCTCGTGCCGGCGCACGTCGATCCCAGCTCCGGGTACCGCTCCTACGCCGCCGACCAGCTCGACCGGGCCAACCGCCTGGTCGCGCTGAAGGACCTCGGCTTCTCGCTCGAGGAGGTCGGGCGGCTGCTGGACGCCCCGGACGGGTCCGTGGAGATCGCCGAGCTGCTGCGGCAGCGTCGGCGGGACCTGCGGGAGCAGATCGCGGTCGACGAGCAGCGGCTGGCGCAGGTCGAGGCGAGCCTCCGACTGATCGAGAGGAAGTCCACGATGTCCACGATCACCATCACCGAGACCGAGCTGCCGGCGGTCAGCGTCGCCCAGCTGTCGACGACGGTCACCGAGATGAGCGAGGCGGGACCGTCCGTCGGCCCGCTCTTCCAGCAGCTCACCGCGGCGCTCGCCGACGCCGGTGCGGCGCAGGCGGGTCCGGGTCTGGCCACCTACACCGGGGGCGAGGACGACGAGAGCCTCGTCGTCACCGCGGCCGCGCCGGTCGCGGGCCCGGTGCCCGAAGGGGTCGAGGAAGGCGAGCTGCCGTCCGCGCCCCGTGCGCTCACCGCGCGCTACGCCGGTGACGACCTCGCCGGCCTGCCCGAGATCTGGCAGGCGATCACCGAGGAGGCGGCCCGGCGCTCGCTGACCCCGGCCGGGACCAACCGGGAGGTCTACCTGGCCACCCCGTTCGACCCGGACGCCGAGGGCGCGGGCTGGCTGATCGAGGTGCAGATCCCGGTCGCCTGA
- the valS gene encoding valine--tRNA ligase: MTDASTPTTAIPDRPSLDGLEEKWGAVWQEQGTYAFDRDGDREQVFSIDTPPPTASGSLHMGHVFSYTHTDCMARYKRMTGANVFYPIGWDDNGLPTEKRVQNYYGVRGDASLPYDPDFEPPFRGTTKSIKAADQVPINRQNFIELCDELTVQDEAAFESLFRRLGFSLDWGIQYRTIDEHSRATSQQAFLRNLARGEAYTAEAPGLWDVTFQTAVAQAELEARDYPGAYHRVAFHRSGTGEPVHIETTRPELLPACVALIAHPDDERYQPLFGSTVTSPVFGVELPVLAHAAAEMDKGAGIAMCCTFGDLTDVSWWRELQLPTRSIVTRAGRITGEVPAWVREAGTTQAGAKGVEVFTEMSGKTVHSAREVVVDALRASGDLDGEPQATQRKANFYERGEKPLEIVTSRQWYIRNGGREAELNEALQARGDEIAFHPDFMRARYKNWVAGLNGDWLISRQRFFGVAIPVWYRLDGDCQPDYDAPIVPAEADLPVDPAAQPAPGFTEDQRDQPGGFTGDPDVMDTWATSSVTPQIAGDWRGQEAGTSDLFAKVFPMSLRPQGHDIIRTWLFASVVRGHFEFGRAPWDNAAISGWILDPDRKKMSKSKGNVVTPEDVVVEHSADAVRYWAASGRLGTDAAYDTGQMKVGRRLAIKLLNASKFALGFGAPDGTAGSLAEQITEPLDRSMIAALSRVVAEATTGFERWDYTRSLDVTETFFWTFCDDYIELVKDRAHSGDASARAALRLALGTLLRLLAPFLPYATEEVWSWWRTGSVHRATWPTTEELALSGDRPDPLVLGAVGEALTQVRKAKSDAKVGMRSEITAVTLVAPSATAERVRLAEADLRAAGRLTGSLDHAVGDEVALRDVELIPFVKPAKQPQG; encoded by the coding sequence ATGACCGACGCCAGCACGCCGACCACCGCGATCCCCGATCGCCCGTCCCTGGACGGGCTCGAGGAGAAGTGGGGCGCGGTATGGCAGGAGCAGGGCACCTACGCCTTCGACCGCGACGGTGACCGCGAGCAGGTCTTCTCCATCGACACCCCGCCGCCGACCGCCTCCGGCTCGCTGCACATGGGGCACGTCTTCAGCTACACCCACACCGACTGCATGGCCCGGTACAAGCGGATGACCGGGGCCAACGTCTTCTACCCGATCGGCTGGGACGACAACGGCCTGCCCACCGAGAAGCGGGTGCAGAACTACTACGGCGTCCGCGGCGACGCCTCGCTGCCCTACGACCCCGACTTCGAGCCCCCCTTCCGCGGCACCACCAAGAGCATCAAGGCCGCCGACCAGGTGCCGATCAACCGGCAGAACTTCATCGAGCTGTGCGACGAGCTCACCGTGCAGGACGAGGCCGCCTTCGAGTCCCTCTTCCGCCGCCTCGGCTTCAGCCTGGACTGGGGCATCCAGTACCGCACCATCGACGAGCACTCCCGGGCCACCAGCCAGCAGGCCTTCCTGCGCAACCTGGCCCGCGGCGAGGCCTACACCGCAGAGGCCCCCGGGCTGTGGGACGTCACCTTCCAGACCGCGGTCGCCCAGGCCGAGCTGGAGGCCCGCGACTACCCCGGCGCCTACCACCGGGTCGCCTTCCACCGCAGCGGCACCGGCGAGCCGGTGCACATCGAGACCACCCGCCCCGAGCTGCTCCCGGCCTGCGTGGCGCTGATCGCCCACCCGGACGACGAGCGCTACCAGCCGCTCTTCGGCAGCACCGTGACCAGCCCGGTCTTCGGCGTCGAGCTGCCGGTGCTCGCCCACGCCGCCGCCGAGATGGACAAGGGCGCCGGCATCGCCATGTGCTGCACCTTCGGCGACCTCACCGACGTCTCCTGGTGGCGCGAGCTGCAGCTGCCGACCCGCTCGATCGTCACCCGCGCCGGCCGGATCACCGGCGAGGTCCCCGCCTGGGTCCGCGAGGCCGGGACGACGCAGGCCGGGGCGAAGGGCGTCGAGGTCTTCACCGAGATGTCCGGCAAGACCGTGCACTCCGCCCGCGAGGTGGTCGTCGACGCGCTGCGCGCCTCCGGCGACCTCGACGGCGAGCCGCAGGCCACCCAGCGCAAGGCGAACTTCTACGAGCGCGGCGAGAAGCCGCTGGAGATCGTCACCTCCCGGCAGTGGTACATCCGCAACGGCGGCCGCGAGGCCGAGCTCAACGAGGCGCTGCAGGCCCGCGGCGACGAGATCGCCTTCCACCCCGACTTCATGCGGGCCCGCTACAAGAACTGGGTGGCCGGGCTCAACGGCGACTGGCTGATCAGCCGGCAGCGCTTCTTCGGCGTGGCCATCCCGGTCTGGTACCGCCTCGACGGCGACTGCCAGCCCGACTACGACGCCCCGATCGTGCCCGCCGAGGCCGACCTGCCGGTCGACCCGGCGGCACAGCCGGCCCCGGGCTTCACCGAGGACCAGCGCGACCAGCCGGGCGGCTTCACCGGCGACCCGGACGTCATGGACACCTGGGCGACCAGCTCGGTGACCCCGCAGATCGCCGGTGACTGGCGGGGCCAGGAGGCCGGCACGAGCGACCTCTTCGCCAAGGTCTTCCCGATGAGCCTGCGCCCCCAGGGGCACGACATCATCCGCACCTGGCTCTTCGCCTCGGTGGTGCGCGGGCACTTCGAGTTCGGCCGGGCGCCCTGGGACAACGCCGCGATCTCCGGCTGGATCCTCGACCCGGACCGCAAGAAGATGTCCAAGTCGAAGGGCAACGTCGTCACCCCCGAGGACGTCGTCGTCGAGCACTCCGCGGACGCGGTGCGCTACTGGGCGGCCAGCGGGCGGCTGGGCACCGATGCCGCCTACGACACCGGGCAGATGAAGGTGGGCCGCCGGCTGGCGATCAAGCTGCTCAACGCCAGCAAGTTCGCGCTCGGTTTCGGCGCCCCCGACGGGACCGCCGGCAGCCTCGCCGAGCAGATCACCGAGCCGCTGGACCGCTCGATGATCGCCGCCCTCTCCCGGGTGGTGGCCGAGGCGACGACCGGCTTCGAGCGGTGGGACTACACCCGCAGCCTGGACGTCACCGAGACCTTCTTCTGGACCTTCTGCGACGACTACATCGAGCTGGTCAAGGACCGCGCGCACTCCGGCGACGCCTCGGCGCGGGCCGCGCTGCGGCTGGCGCTGGGCACCTTGCTGCGGCTGCTGGCGCCCTTCCTGCCGTACGCCACCGAGGAGGTCTGGTCGTGGTGGCGCACCGGCTCGGTGCACCGGGCGACGTGGCCGACCACCGAGGAGCTGGCGCTCAGCGGCGACCGCCCCGACCCGCTGGTGCTCGGCGCGGTCGGCGAGGCGCTGACCCAGGTGCGCAAGGCGAAGTCCGACGCCAAGGTCGGCATGCGCAGCGAGATCACCGCGGTCACCCTGGTCGCGCCGTCGGCGACGGCGGAGCGGGTGCGCCTGGCCGAGGCCGACCTGCGCGCGGCGGGCCGGCTCACCGGCAGCCTGGACCACGCCGTCGGCGACGAGGTGGCGCTGCGCGACGTCGAGCTCATCCCCTTCGTCAAGCCGGCCAAGCAGCCGCAGGGCTGA